In the genome of Pichia kudriavzevii chromosome 4, complete sequence, one region contains:
- a CDS encoding uncharacterized protein (PKUD0D00600; Pfam Domains: PQ-loop(1.5e-29)), whose amino-acid sequence MVGLLKSHPVGLDPSIIQRLDSLSELSGYLSVSFWLFAQLPQVIKNHKDKSVDGFSLGFLLCWFAGDFLNLISCLMNNAMMFQILLSGYYCLIDIILAFQYYYYKRMYHNPNSKWYHRPKKHIHSPRTSLRDNLANYGSIDAEIGQPQARPPTGSRVKGIFKNQQSFGMTRLISTAIVGSLPKVNGIPIQVITYEKKENNSFIYRLLYLILHLDYNMGKVLAWLCTLLYLTSRFPQLWTNYTLKTTKGVSLKLITFALFGNLFYSMSLLLSENSLRGGEESKEFWKAELSYFLGAIGTVLFDFIAILQWIHYDSHSNRTNHIQSVRLKAYTPKSLKSQTIPKSVPLIHSRTSSMRDGTKIDPIEMAASVKSTLSPQNVRKLNEFTPLSPMDLLLDEHISRSYVSSTDTKTIPQKKRPDSIKSLHRHNEDLLMTFEE is encoded by the coding sequence ATGGTGGGTCTACTAAAAAGTCACCCCGTGGGATTAGATCCCAGTATAATCCAAAGATTGGATTCACTCTCTGAATTGAGTGGGTACCTCTCAGTTTCATTTTGGCTCTTTGCTCAGCTTCCGCAAGTGATCAAAAACCATAAAGATAAATCGGTTGATGGCTTTTCACTTGGATTTCTCCTATGTTGGTTTGCAGGAGACTTTCTCAACCTCATCAGCTGCCTAATGAATAATGCCATGATGTTTCAGATCCTGCTAAGCGGATATTATTGTCTGATTGACATAATATTAGcatttcaatattattattataaaCGCATGTATCATAATCCTAATTCCAAATGGTACCATCGACCGAAAAAACATATCCATTCGCCACGAACTTCACTCCGAGACAATTTGGCAAATTATGGGTCAATAGATGCGGAAATCGGACAACCTCAAGCACGTCCTCCCACTGGGAGTCGAGTCAAGGGTATCTttaaaaatcaacaaagcTTTGGAATGACTCGGTTGATTAGTACCGCCATTGTTGGCAGTTTACCCAAGGTGAATGGGATACCCATTCAAGTTATTACAtatgagaaaaaagagaatAATTCTTTCATTTACCGATTGCTTTATCTGATACTGCATTTGGACTATAATATGGGGAAAGTCCTTGCGTGGTTGTGCACACTTCTCTATTTGACATCTAGATTTCCCCAATTGTGGACAAATTATACATTGAAGACGACAAAAGGGGTATCACTGAAATTGATCACTTTTGCATTGTTTGGGAACTTATTCTATTCAATGTCTCTACTATTATCTGAGAATTCATTGAGAGGCGGGGAAGAATCAAAGGAGTTTTGGAAGGCCGAATTGAGTTACTTTTTAGGGGCAATCGGAACAgtattgtttgattttattgCAATTTTACAATGGATTCATTATGACAGCCACAGTAATCGTACCAATCATATCCAATCTGTGAGGTTGAAAGCTTACACCCCTAAATCATTAAAAAGCCAGACAATTCCCAAATCGGTGCCATTGATACATTCACGTACATCCTCCATGAGAGATGGTACAAAGATAGATCCCATCGAAATGGCGGCTAGCGTCAAGTCAACATTGTCACCCCAGAATGTACGCAAACTCAATGAGTTCACACCATTGTCTCCTATGGATTTATTGCTAGATGAACATATTTCACGCAGTTATGTTTCCTCTACTGATACAAAAACTATACCTCAGAAGAAGAGACCTGATAGTATCAAGTCTTTACACAGGCACAACGAGGACCTGTTAATGACATTCGAAGAATAG
- a CDS encoding uncharacterized protein (PKUD0D00640; similar to Saccharomyces cerevisiae YOR275C (RIM20); ancestral locus Anc_8.726) — MERQKKIKKKLLLFFVYLFLYVSINGVLLQKVLKLSSVTCTMELSESGFLFIKPLSTSYFDFVNVLSPLISVELHQNPKDFAFNLKQLNDLRVETLSNPSTITFELITKLKKYQTLLPYVKTHFPNLMFEWENQLVDFNKELQNINYNLSAYYSILATSLISSNLKRSAIYFQYSASLNDQFMNILLGQAQEIYYQTALSNSFKDSLITKITIQVADFYDQRETEGIWSYVYLKYVYFRCLSYLKYSLNCKDKGVAKACLQECQNLYSSIGDIQDVEFAQLSQDLENIKLKVINRFDEMEDVDVGKLGELKRCILAKPIEPPDLEVEAPFQKLIPKNIVEKLLVYEKTFDEFIQNELMTPLVELNIDLNVSNIEYELEKITGKFVPEIILQYRDQLIELGGIEKLDNLWNTLTFLKNECRLKLDNIWILLKNQTQYEETLALEHGYENWKLEILENNQQAGPIINSFKIYENYIKQAENGDNLINIQINEIRPFISIFHKMPILKEYIPDAEYIDMNPQLKDVVQSLRKCIEDIKSLVEERNKFTAQLKHKAKRFDAFQKYQKGEDLNSLLKNEIMTYSKEIEFVDNSKQKQLNMIETLNEQTVQFSRIKTSLKVSAKRIETINVLKASFEGFLETLKNAKQGVEFYQNLLENIKSKTSQLDLFLSKRIGLVKSIRNSV, encoded by the coding sequence ATggaaagacaaaaaaaaattaaaaaaaagcttCTACTCTTCtttgtttacctttttcTGTACGTCTCGATTAACGGTGTCCTGCTTCAGAAAGTACTCAAACTTAGTTCAGTTACATGCACGATGGAGCTATCTGAGTCGGGGTTCTTGTTTATAAAGCCACTGAGCACTTCCTATTTTGACTTTGTCAATGTCTTGTCGCCCCTTATTTCGGTTGAATTGCATCAAAATCCCAAGGATTTCGCTTTTAACCTGAAACAATTGAATGATTTACGTGTCGAGACTTTATCTAACCCTTCAACTATAACGTTCGAGTTGATcacaaaattgaaaaaatacCAGACGTTGTTACCCTATGTGAAGACTCATTTCCCTAATTTGATGTTTGAATGGGAAAATCAACTGGTGGACTTCAACAAGGAGCTACAGAATATAAACTACAATCTCTCTGCTTATTACAGTATACTAGCTACATCTCTGATATCTTCGAACTTAAAACGATCGGCTATTTATTTCCAATACTCGGCGTCCTTAAATGATCAATTCATGAATATACTGTTAGGTCAGGCACAGGAAATCTATTATCAAACTGCGTTATCAAACTCCTTTAAAGATTCCCTGATTACCAAAATAACCATCCAAGTTGCCGATTTTTATGATCAAAGGGAGACAGAGGGTATCTGGTCTTACGTTTATTTGAAATACGTTTATTTTCGATGTTTATCctatttgaaatattctcTCAATTGTAAGGATAAGGGTGTAGCCAAGGCTTGCTTACAAGAATGCCAAAATCTTTACTCATCGATTGGCGATATTCAGGACGTGGAGTTTGCCCAGCTCTCACAGGATCTCGAAAATATTAAATTAAAAGTTATCAATAGGTTTGATGAGATGGAAGATGTAGATGTTGGAAAGTTAGGCGAGTTGAAGAGATGTATACTTGCAAAGCCTATCGAACCTCCTGATTTGGAGGTCGAGGCGCCTTTTCAGAAATTGATTCCTAAAAATATAGTTGAGAAGTTGTTGGTCTATGAGAaaacatttgatgaattcattCAAAATGAACTTATGACTCCTTTGGTTGAGTTGAATATAGACTTGAATGTATCAAATATCGAATATGAGTTGGAAAAAATTACCGGAAAATTTGTGCCTGAAATAATACTTCAGTATCGAGATCAGTTGATTGAGCTTGGGGGAATAGAAAAGCTTGACAATCTATGGAATACCCTAACCTTCTTGAAGAATGAGTGTCGTTTGAAGCTTGATAATATCTGGATACTCTTGAAAAACCAAACTCAATATGAGGAGACATTGGCTTTGGAACATGGTTATGAAAATTGGAAACTGGAGATTCTGGAAAATAACCAGCAGGCTGGACCTATTATCAATTCCTTCAAGATTTATGAGAACTATATAAAGCAGGCCGAGAATGGAGACAACTtaataaatatacaaattAATGAAATACGACCTTTTATTTCAATCTTTCACAAAATGCCCATATTAAAGGAATACATTCCCGATGCAGAGTATATTGATATGAATCCCCAATTGAAGGATGTCGTGCAATCCTTAAGAAAATGCATTGAGGATATAAAATCATTAGTTGAGGAGCGTAATAAATTTACCGCCCAGTTGAAACACAAAGCTAAAAGGTTCGATGCCTTTCAGAAATACCAAAAAGGTGAAGATTTGAATTCGTtactgaaaaatgaaattatgACGTATTCCAAGGAgattgaatttgttgataacTCAAAGCAAAAACAGTTGAACATGATTGAAACGTTGAATGAACAAACAGTACAGTTTAGCCGCATAAAGACAAGTTTGAAAGTATCTGCCAAACGTATTGAAACAATCAATGTTTTGAAGGCTTCTTTTGAAGGGTTTTTGGAAACCCTGAAGAATGCAAAGCAGGGTGTTGagttttatcaaaacttACTTGAGAACATCAAATCTAAAACTTCACAGTTGGACCTATTTCTGAGCAAAAGGATAGGCCTTGTTAAATCAATAAGGAACAGTGTTTAG
- a CDS encoding uncharacterized protein (PKUD0D00650), giving the protein MLTALENNSRAVVLYIRTSTTPPWFKLAKNRRFKEEYSSRIKEVTLLTLADLVILVDDDHWWGQYMFVVIDSMAELYSDALDNIKDLGNDVVTRYYKSTRLLFHKLQKIASNKFVFTIGGMKLFNQRVHVQSESVDSDNNDKETPTVKSAIQQILVPIISLKSDLNLYYTNRLIIYRDWVQDNEFGLQSKLTDFTESVVALNKGHMKCVPHYLYIDPAPITPSHSSKSGFFLVDGNGNLLDIDTDDAELQLGDDGMEVINSQEDDDSDVWD; this is encoded by the coding sequence ATGTTGACCGCCCTCGAGAACAACAGCAGGGCGGTAGTACTGTATATTCGTACGTCCACAACGCCGCCTTGGTTCAAGCTCGCCAAGAATAGGCGATTCAAGGAAGAATACTCCTCCAGGATAAAGGAGGTGACGCTCTTAACCTTGGCCGACTTGGTTATCCTGGTCGACGATGATCACTGGTGGGGGCAATACATGTTTGTTGTCATTGACTCCATGGCAGAACTGTACAGTGATGCATTGGACAACATCAAAGACCTTGGCAATGACGTTGTTACAAGGTACTACAAATCAACGAGGCTCTTATTCCACAAATTACAGAAAATCGCATCTAACAAGTTCGTCTTCACGATTGGGGGGATGAAACTCTTCAACCAGCGTGTACACGTGCAGAGTGAGTCCGTAGATAGTGATAACAATGACAAGGAGACCCCCACAGTGAAGTCGGCGATCCAACAAATCCTTGTACCCATCATATCTTTAAAATCGGATTTGAACTTGTACTACACAAACAGACTCATCATATACAGAGATTGGGTGCAGGACAATGAGTTTGGGCTGCAGTCAAAACTAACAGACTTCACAGAATCAGTAGTAGCACTTAACAAAGGCCACATGAAATGTGTCCCTCATTACCTCTATATTGACCCTGCTCCTATAACACCCAGCCATTCCTCCAAATCAGGGTTCTTCTTGGTGGACGGCAATGGCAATCTCTTGGATATTGATACAGATGATGCAGAATTACAATTGGGAGACGATGGCATGGAAGTCATAAACTCGCAAGAGGACGACGATAGTGATGTTTGGGATTGA
- a CDS encoding uncharacterized protein (PKUD0D00620; similar to Saccharomyces cerevisiae YJL025W (RRN7); ancestral locus Anc_5.183) — translation MARYQRGQVCGVDNCPSRLWKRIDGRNVCQYGHINEFDIELDDEDQALEALGNGAGGDFSRRLRNVAGLTVSQAARDKVTRLGDDRTIRRKYGEDFRKLQSRCFQIILAKNTRYIIEQLKLEDDIRDEYVAVVKMLWAKLLGESVARKLETVTKHHDIAHLNILNYLAILQMELPVYLRDFIALTYGKKYSLERTEYALPRELRLQIPYSQSSTFHGTLIANYIDTLTRKFPLQHIRDHASHVNINYYPLIVRTLSELSLPLEISQCIRNCIEKHKIDLTMAIIPKEKTHPELKVMALIVIFTRLYLSKYPDRLATWKREYTPSMKARVLFQTSFHELCNWSRQEVYTFLTEYEAHHLPSIRSTNIASSHSYKDRNESRMAHSLMELFPKRPPPPDSTHTHPPTVTDTGRDWNIDDALGQHIVAHYQCSSFQMERTVRRAWYQIKRKS, via the coding sequence ATGGCAAGGTACCAGCGAGGCCAGGTGTGTGGTGTTGATAATTGCCCCTCTCGGTTGTGGAAAAGAATTGATGGTCGTAATGTTTGTCAATATGGACATATCAATGAGTTTGATATCGAGCTCGACGATGAGGACCAGGCTCTTGAAGCGCTTGGAAATGGGGCTGGTGGTGATTTCAGTCGGAGGTTGAGAAACGTTGCTGGTTTAACGGTTTCACAGGCAGCAAGGGACAAAGTTACAAGATTAGGAGATGATCGAACCATCCGAAGGAAATACGGTGAAGATTTCCGTAAGTTACAAAGTCGATGTTTCCAGATCATTCTTGCCAAGAATACCAGGTATATCATTGAGCAGCTGAAGCTAGAGGACGATATACGGGATGAATACGTTGCCGTAGTCAAAATGCTCTGGGCCAAACTTCTAGGAGAATCAGTTGCTAGAAAATTAGAGACAGTTACCAAGCACCATGATATTGCACACCTCaacattttgaattatttaGCCATACTTCAAATGGAACTTCCTGTTTACTTGAGAGACTTTATTGCCTTGACTTATGGGAAGAAGTACTCATTAGAACGAACAGAATACGCCCTACCAAGGGAATTGAGATTACAGATTCCATACTCACAGAGTTCTACATTCCACGGAACCCTAATAGCCAACTATATTGACACTTTGACAAGGAAGTTCCCGCTACAACACATCAGAGACCATGCTTCACATGTGAATATCAACTACTACCCACTCATTGTGAGGACTTTATCCGAACTGTCTCTACCTCTTGAGATATCACAGTGCATCAGAAACTGCATTGAGAAACACAAGATTGATTTAACAATGGCCATTATCCCCAAGGAGAAAACACACCCGGAATTGAAAGTCATGGCTCTCATTGTTATCTTCACCCGTCTTTACCTCTCCAAGTACCCAGATAGACTTGCTACTTGGAAAAGAGAATATACCCCGTCCATGAAAGCCCGTGTGCTTTTTCAAACGTCGTTTCACGAGCTATGCAATTGGAGCAGACAAGAAGTATACACTTTCCTCACTGAATACGAAGCGCACCATCTCCCGAGTATTAGGAGCACCAACATTGCTTCCTCCCACAGCTACAAGGACAGAAACGAGTCTCGAATGGCTCATTCCCTGATGGAGCTCTTCCCAAAACGCCCACCCCCACCTGATAGTACACATACACATCCACCAACAGTCACGGATACCGGTAGGGACTGGAATATCGACGATGCACTTGGCCAACACATTGTAGCTCACTACCAATGTTCATCTTTCCAAATGGAACGGACCGTTAGAAGAGCGTGGTACCAgataaaaaggaaatcatga
- a CDS encoding uncharacterized protein (PKUD0D00630; Pfam Domains: Aldo_ket_red(6.8e-118)), whose protein sequence is MTVPEVCTKSYTLNTGASIPAIGLGTWRSTDDECYTAVMTALQNGYTHIDTARVYGNEEAVGRAINDFLKESKTPRERLFITTKLWCSECQNPEKALRKSLQRLNLDYVDLYLTHWPVAIDPNSSELMPTNESGQRMVLPFEEWSYLDTYRGMQKLVTLGLTKAIGISNYNIPKIKRLLADPEVEIVPACLQVEMHPCLPQNDLVEFCKSNNIVVQCYSPLGSTGAPVLQDETLKKIAASKNVHPATVAISWAVARDTVVLPKSVNPERIISNLKVIELSDDCVKEISEIGERNPKRVVNPEWTVKKNIFENFDYY, encoded by the coding sequence ATGACTGTTCCAGAAGTTTGTACAAAAAGTTACACGTTAAACACGGGCGCCTCTATCCCGGCGATTGGGTTGGGTACATGGAGGTCGACCGATGATGAATGCTACACTGCAGTAATGACAGCGTTACAAAATGGCTACACTCATATAGATACTGCGAGAGTATATGGGAATGAGGAGGCTGTTGGACGTGCCATCAACGACTTCTTGAAGGAGTCAAAGACACCAAGGGAGAGGCTTTTCATTACCACCAAGCTGTGGTGTTCGGAATGTCAAAATCCCGAAAAGGCCCTGAGAAAATCGTTACAGAGACTAAACCTAGACTACGTTGATTTGTATCTTACTCATTGGCCTGTTGCCATTGATCCCAACTCAAGTGAGTTGATGCCAACTAACGAAAGCGGCCAACGCATGGTCTTACCCTTTGAGGAATGGTCGTATCTTGATACATATCGGGGGATGCAGAAACTCGTGACCTTGGGGTTAACCAAGGCCATAGGGATTTCCAATTATAATATACCGAAAATCAAGAGGCTATTAGCTGATCCTGAAGTCGAAATAGTTCCAGCGTGTTTACAGGTTGAAATGCACCCATGTTTACCACAGAATGATTTGGTGGAATTCTGTAAATCAAACAATATTGTTGTGCAATGCTATTCTCCATTAGGTTCAACCGGCGCCCCTGTTTTGCAAGATGAAACGCTGAAAAAGATTGCCGCTTCAAAAAATGTTCATCCTGCTACTGTTGCAATATCCTGGGCTGTTGCTAGAGACACGGTAGTTTTACCAAAATCCGTCAATCCAGAGAGAATCATTTCCAATTTAAAAGTCATTGAATTATCTGACGATTGCGTCAAGGAGATATCAGAAATTGGAGAGAGAAATCCAAAAAGAGTTGTTAATCCCGAATGGACAGTCAAGAAGAATATCTTTGAGAACTTTGATTATTATTAG
- a CDS encoding uncharacterized protein (PKUD0D00660; similar to Saccharomyces cerevisiae YPR192W (AQY1)) — protein sequence MDADQELGYSSHKETPASLFKLQGSLRNLLYVVSGEFIGTFVFLWTAYAIASAANIAGVVNDSNAAKTIMIAFGFGFGVMIGIALTAKISGGNLNPAVTLTLILARAVDPIKGLCMMVSQIIAGMAAGGAAKGMFPGPVTFANAMGNGTNKGQGLMLEAFGTALLCITVLMAAVEKSALNDFAAVVIGISLFLGHLFTINFTGAGLNPARSLGAAIALRSFPVYFWIYWIGPIIGSIIAVCIWYLWALLKVEEDEE from the coding sequence ATGGACGCTGATCAAGAACTAGGCTACTCCTCCCACAAGGAAACTCCAGCTTCCCTTTTCAAATTACAAGGCTCCCTAAGGAACCTCTTGTACGTTGTCTCTGGTGAATTCATTGGTACCTTTGTCTTTCTCTGGACTGCATATGCTATTGCATCTGCTGCAAACATTGCAGGTGTCGTTAACGACTCTAATGCCGCAAAGACAATTATGATTGCCTTTGGATTTGGGTTTGGTGTCATGATTGGTATTGCCTTAACGGCAAAGATCTCTGGTGGTAATTTAAACCCAGCCGTCACATTGACCCTTATTCTAGCTAGAGCAGTTGACCCAATAAAGGGTTTGTGTATGATGGTCAGTCAAATTATTGCTGGTATGGCTGCAGGTGGTGCAGCAAAGGGTATGTTCCCAGGCCCTGTTACTTTTGCCAATGCTATGGGTAACGGTACTAACAAAGGTCAAGGTTTGATGCTTGAAGCTTTTGGTACTGCCTTGTTGTGTATTACCGTTTTAATGGCTGCAGTGGAAAAATCAGCTTTAAATGATTTTGCAGCTGTTGTTATTGGTATCTCCTTATTTCTTGGTCATTTATTCACAATCAATTTCACCGGTGCTGGTCTTAATCCTGCAAGATCTTTAGGTGCTGCAATTGCATTGAGATCCTTCCCTGTATACTTTTGGATTTACTGGATCGGTCCAATCATTGGTTCCATTATTGCAGTTTGTATCTGGTATCTTTGGGCTTTGTtaaaggttgaagaagacgaagaaTAA
- a CDS encoding uncharacterized protein (PKUD0D00580; Pfam Domains: Aldo_ket_red(1e-104)), translating to MAIATHLTLNSGYQIPTIALGVYQTPPEETEKIVLAALEAGYRHIDSAQYYHNEEDVARAIAKWIAKNPAHNKRKNIFYTTKIYDQHVYEKTKKAVEVSLERAKDIDYIDLLLLHSPQSDYERRHGSWLAFQEFVESGKVRSIGVSNYGVKHIKELLEYPDLKIKPAVNQVELHPWLTREDIVDYAAKHGIIIEAYSPLVRGQKMDDPTLVKIAEKYNKTPAQILINWSLSKGYIPLPNTSQISRLASNHDAAQFELSKEDIGTLSSLNERLHTCWDPTLYPLGDEK from the coding sequence ATGGCAATTGCAACCCACCTTACATTGAATTCAGGTTACCAGATTCCAACCATTGCGTTGGGTGTCTATCAAACACCACCAGAGGAGACTGAGAAGATCGTTCTTGCTGCTTTGGAGGCCGGTTATCGCCATATTGACAGTGCCCAATACTACcacaatgaagaagatgttgCCAGGGCAATTGCAAAGTGGATCGCCAAAAATCCAGCTCACaacaaaaggaagaatatCTTCTATACTACGAAGATCTATGACCAGCATGTATAtgagaaaaccaaaaaagCTGTTGaagtttctcttgaaagGGCAAAGGACATTGACTACATCGACTTGCTCCTACTCCATTCCCCCCAATCCGACTACGAAAGGAGACATGGCTCCTGGTTGGCATTCCAGGAATTTGTGGAGTCCGGCAAGGTCAGAAGCATCGGTGTCTCCAACTATGGTGTCAAGCACATCAAGGAGTTGCTTGAATATCCCGACTTGAAGATTAAACCCGCCGTCAACCAGGTCGAGCTTCATCCATGGTTGACCAGAGAGGACATTGTGGACTATGCTGCCAAACACGGAATCATCATCGAGGCGTACTCTCCCTTGGTGAGAGGCCAGAAGATGGACGACCCTACGCTTGTGAAGATTGCAGAGAAGTACAACAAGACTCCCGCACAGATCCTCATCAACTGGTCCTTATCCAAGGGTTATATTCCACTTCCAAATACGAGCCAAATCTCTAGATTAGCGTCTAACCACGATGCCGCACAATTCGAATTATCCAAAGAAGACATTGGTACTTTAAGTTCTCTCAATGAGCGCCTTCACACCTGTTGGGATCCTACCCTCTACCCCCTTGGTGACGAAAAGTAA
- a CDS encoding uncharacterized protein (PKUD0D00610; similar to Saccharomyces cerevisiae YPL157W (TGS1); ancestral locus Anc_8.680) gives MSICKENAVAGVDAVVENTNGDTKLQVPNSFDNHYDNNDMNEIFNEEHQFTGIMKKYWNQRHDLFSKYDEGVILTKELWFSVTPEIISKYTAKLIELAFRDKKDPLYVMDAFAGGGGNVNQFLECFDVVFGVDINHTHLECTEKNARIYFPKEQLSSRLKLLPLNWVYSDPSLPEDFVDEQAESTEGYSTKRESLESLEILHHMKFDCIFGSPPWGGPEYINEKIYDLNHLLPFTLPKLLSVLLQYTDNVALFLPKNSNLYQLQRVTTMLFPDKSYHRVLKTCLHGRPKGLLVCWGPAFVNIDISKVEL, from the coding sequence ATGAGTATTTGTAAGGAGAATGCAGTGGCTGGCGTGGAcgctgttgttgaaaacacCAATGGCGACACTAAACTGCAGGTGCCCAATTCCTTTGACAATCACTACGACAATAACGACATGAATGAAATCTTCAACGAGGAACACCAGTTTACAGGgataatgaagaagtaCTGGAACCAGCGACACGAtttgttttccaaataCGACGAAGGGGTGATTCTAACAAAGGAGCTATGGTTCAGCGTTACTCCTGAGATCATCTCCAAATATACAGCAAAGTTAATTGAACTTGCCTTTCGGGATAAAAAAGACCCGCTATATGTTATGGATGCATTTGCTGGCGGTGGAGGGAACGTGAATCAGTTTCTTGAGTGCTTCGATGTCGTTTTCGGGGTGGACATCAACCACACACATTTGGAATGCACAGAAAAAAACGCCAGAATCTATTTCCCCAAGGAACAGCTCTCAAGTAGACTTAAACTTTTGCCGTTGAACTGGGTGTACAGTGACCCCAGTCTCCCCGAAGATTTTGTGGATGAACAGGCAGAGAGTACAGAAGGGTACTCGACCAAGAGGGAGAGCCTAGAAAGTCTGGAGATTCTACACCATATGAAATTCGATTGTATCTTTGGATCGCCGCCCTGGGGTGGGCCCGAATACATCAACGAAAAAATCTACGACCTAAACCACCTACTTCCCTTCACACTTCCTAAACTGCTCAGTGTCTTGCTCCAATATACAGACAATGTTGCCTTGTTTCTACCTAAAAACTCCAATCTCTATCAATTGCAAAGAGTGACAACGATGCTCTTCCCGGACAAGTCATACCACAGAGTACTCAAAACTTGTTTACATGGACGACCAAAGGGACTCCTTGTATGCTGGGGGCCAGCATTTGTAAATATAGATATTTCCAAAGTCGAGCTGTAG
- a CDS encoding uncharacterized protein (PKUD0D00590; Pfam Domains: Aldo_ket_red(1.1e-112)), giving the protein MAIATHLTLNSGYQIPTIALGVYQTPPEETEKIVLAALEAGYRHIDSAQYYHNEEDVAKAIAKWIAEDPAHNKREDIFYTTKIYDQDHGYEKTKKAVEISLERAKDIDYIDLLLLHSPQSDYERRHGSWLAFQEFVESGKVRSIGVSNYGVKHIKELLEYPDLKIKPAVNQVELHPWLTREDIVDYAAKHGIIIEAYSPLVRGQKMDDPTLVKIAEKYNKTPAQILINWSLSKGYIPLPKTSKVSRLASNLEATQFELSKEDVDILSALNENLHTCWDPTVYPLDNEKEAEKK; this is encoded by the coding sequence ATGGCAATTGCAACCCACCTTACATTGAATTCAGGTTACCAGATTCCAACCATTGCGTTGGGTGTCTACCAAACACCACCAGAGGAGACTGAGAAGATCGTTCTTGCTGCTTTGGAGGCCGGTTATCGCCATATTGACAGTGCCCAATACTACCACAACGAAGAAGATGTTGCAAAGGCAATTGCAAAGTGGATTGCCGAAGATCCTGCTCACAACAAAAGGGAGGACATTTTTTACACCACCAAGATCTACGACCAAGACCACGGGTATGAGAAGACCAAAAAAGCTGTTGaaatttctcttgaaaGGGCAAAGGACATTGACTACATCGACTTGCTCCTACTCCATTCCCCCCAATCCGACTACGAAAGGAGACATGGCTCCTGGTTGGCATTCCAGGAATTTGTGGAGTCCGGCAAGGTCAGAAGCATCGGTGTCTCCAACTACGGTGTCAAGCACATCAAGGAGTTGCTTGAATATCCCGACTTGAAGATTAAACCCGCCGTCAACCAGGTCGAGCTTCATCCATGGTTGACCAGAGAGGACATTGTGGACTATGCTGCCAAACACGGAATCATCATCGAGGCGTACTCTCCCTTGGTAAGAGGCCAGAAGATGGACGACCCTACGCTTGTGAAGATTGCAGAGAAGTACAACAAGACTCCCGCACAGATCCTCATCAACTGGTCCTTATCCAAGGGTTATATTCCGCTTCCAAAAACAAGCAAGGTGTCTAGACTAGCTTCTAACCTTGAAGCAACGCAATTTGAATTATCCAAGGAAGACGTTGACATCTTGAGTGCACTAAACGAAAATCTCCACACCTGTTGGGATCCTACTGTCTACCCACTAGATAACGAAAAGGAAGCCGAAAAGAAGTAA